One window of Cohnella hashimotonis genomic DNA carries:
- a CDS encoding sedoheptulokinase codes for MSEFTENAMRGASGADKRYVIGLDIGTTSLCATAVDTRNGSAARTIVRPNHAAIAGEAPDERLQDPDRIADELLALLEEWRDLRPETAAIGISAQMHGILYVDGHGRAVSPLYTWQDGRGERQAPSGGTATIEAGAAAGTIEAGAAAGVRRASSGEPTYREQLETLSGYPVPSGYGLLTHDVLRRNGCVPEAAAKLCTVGDYVAMRLTDRPAPLMDATQAAGLGLFDLRSRSFDAAAVARAGIDATLLPALARPAGTRSGATPAGALVGTTPEGIPVAVAIGDNQASYLGTVPALTGSLLFNVGTGAQLSLYTPEPVEPAGGLELRPFPDGGWLLAGASLGGGKSYALLAGFYREIAETLGGGEGSVPSERLYDAMNRWALTALDEGHPLPRVDAAFFGTRVDPARAGEIASLTSATLTPQALTAGLLAGVADELAAFAAQLPAELLAGVRRHVGAGNGLRRNPALRRLLEQRIGAPLELADAREEAAFGAAVHAAVCAGIFTDYDEALTRMGGARLTEGEIV; via the coding sequence ATGTCTGAATTCACAGAGAATGCCATGCGGGGCGCGAGCGGGGCGGATAAACGATACGTGATTGGCCTCGATATCGGCACGACCTCGCTATGCGCGACGGCGGTCGATACGCGGAATGGCAGCGCGGCGCGCACGATCGTTCGGCCGAACCATGCGGCGATCGCGGGCGAGGCGCCGGACGAGCGGCTCCAGGACCCGGACCGCATCGCGGACGAGTTGCTTGCGCTGCTTGAGGAATGGCGGGACCTCCGGCCGGAAACGGCGGCGATCGGCATCTCCGCGCAAATGCACGGCATCCTCTATGTCGACGGACACGGCAGGGCCGTCAGTCCGCTTTATACGTGGCAGGACGGACGCGGAGAGCGACAGGCGCCAAGCGGGGGGACAGCGACAATCGAAGCGGGCGCGGCGGCAGGGACAATCGAAGCAGGCGCAGCGGCGGGTGTCAGGCGGGCGTCCTCCGGCGAGCCGACCTATCGGGAGCAGCTCGAGACCTTGAGCGGCTATCCCGTTCCGTCAGGGTACGGCTTGCTGACGCACGATGTGCTGCGCCGGAACGGCTGCGTGCCAGAGGCGGCCGCCAAGCTTTGCACCGTCGGCGATTACGTCGCGATGCGGCTGACGGATAGGCCGGCGCCGCTTATGGACGCCACGCAGGCGGCAGGCCTCGGTCTGTTCGACCTGCGGAGCCGGTCGTTCGACGCGGCCGCGGTTGCGCGTGCCGGCATCGACGCGACGCTGCTGCCGGCGCTGGCGAGACCTGCCGGCACTCGGTCCGGCGCGACGCCGGCTGGCGCTCTCGTCGGCACGACGCCGGAGGGCATCCCGGTCGCTGTCGCCATCGGCGACAACCAGGCGAGCTATCTCGGCACGGTGCCGGCGCTGACGGGGAGCCTGCTTTTTAATGTAGGAACGGGCGCGCAGCTGTCTCTTTACACGCCGGAGCCGGTCGAGCCGGCGGGCGGGCTGGAGCTGCGCCCGTTTCCGGACGGCGGCTGGCTGCTGGCCGGCGCCTCGCTGGGAGGCGGCAAGTCCTATGCGCTGCTCGCCGGATTTTACCGCGAGATCGCGGAAACGCTTGGCGGCGGCGAAGGCAGCGTGCCGAGCGAGCGCTTGTACGACGCGATGAATCGCTGGGCGCTGACGGCGCTCGACGAGGGGCATCCGCTGCCGCGCGTCGACGCCGCGTTTTTCGGGACGCGCGTCGACCCGGCGCGTGCGGGCGAGATCGCGTCGCTGACATCGGCGACGCTGACGCCGCAGGCGCTGACCGCGGGCCTGCTGGCTGGCGTCGCGGACGAGCTGGCCGCGTTCGCCGCGCAACTGCCGGCAGAGCTGCTCGCCGGCGTGCGGCGCCACGTCGGCGCGGGCAACGGCCTTCGCCGCAACCCGGCGCTGCGCCGGCTGTTGGAGCAACGGATCGGCGCGCCGCTTGAGCTCGCCGATGCGCGGGAAGAAGCGGCCTTTGGCGCGGCCGTGCATGCGGCGGTATGTGCGGGCATTTTCACGGATTACGACGAGGCGCTGACCCGCATGGGCGGCGCCCGCCTGACGGAAGGGGAAATCGTTTAA
- a CDS encoding LacI family DNA-binding transcriptional regulator — MGPTIHDVARLANTSKSTVSRYLNGQKVKRATQEALDRAINELNFHRNANARRLVMDKTNTIGVVVDNISNVFYSGIIGGIESVAGRRGFNCIFYSWTSNYGSEREFLSLLYEGQVDGLILVSFQKRSEEDLAEFRDSAYPIALVGDHGEMEGLLSVDVDNAAGLEEIVSYLHGLGHREIAYIAGPPHAGASKYRLKGFRQSMESLGLTANPAWIAESDWSNQGGYEAMRQLLKEGGFTAVVASNDETAIGALRAIQEQGLSVPARLSLVGFDDISISEWVFPSLTTVRQPFKEIGMLAAEGLFRRIEGEYERVDSRSYSLLKPHLIVRDSCDRPTSI, encoded by the coding sequence ATGGGACCGACCATTCACGACGTAGCCAGATTGGCTAACACCTCAAAAAGCACGGTATCTCGCTATCTCAACGGACAAAAAGTCAAACGCGCCACCCAGGAGGCGCTGGACCGTGCGATTAACGAGCTTAATTTTCACCGCAATGCCAATGCCCGACGGCTTGTGATGGATAAGACGAATACGATCGGCGTCGTCGTCGACAATATCTCGAACGTGTTCTACTCCGGCATTATCGGGGGAATCGAGAGCGTCGCCGGCCGCAGAGGATTCAATTGCATCTTCTATAGCTGGACCTCGAACTACGGCAGCGAGCGGGAATTTTTGTCGCTGCTGTACGAGGGGCAGGTTGACGGGCTGATCCTGGTCAGCTTCCAAAAGCGGTCCGAGGAAGACTTGGCGGAATTCAGAGACTCGGCGTATCCGATCGCGCTCGTCGGAGACCATGGCGAGATGGAGGGTCTCTTGTCGGTCGACGTCGACAACGCTGCAGGCCTTGAAGAAATCGTAAGTTACCTGCACGGTCTCGGCCACAGGGAGATCGCGTATATCGCGGGGCCGCCGCATGCCGGCGCGAGCAAGTACCGTCTCAAGGGCTTCCGCCAGTCCATGGAATCGCTTGGCCTGACTGCGAATCCGGCCTGGATCGCGGAGTCGGACTGGAGCAATCAGGGAGGCTACGAGGCGATGCGCCAGCTGCTGAAGGAAGGCGGCTTCACGGCCGTCGTCGCCTCGAACGACGAGACGGCAATCGGCGCGCTGCGGGCCATTCAGGAGCAAGGGCTCAGCGTACCTGCGCGGCTGTCGCTCGTCGGTTTCGACGACATCTCGATCTCGGAGTGGGTATTCCCTTCGCTGACGACCGTGCGGCAGCCGTTCAAGGAGATCGGCATGTTGGCGGCCGAGGGATTATTTCGCCGAATCGAGGGGGAATATGAGCGTGTGGACAGCCGTTCCTACAGCCTGCTCAAGCCGCATCTGATCGTCCGGGATTCTTGCGACAGACCGACTTCTATTTAA
- a CDS encoding alpha-mannosidase, which translates to MKHRKLYMIGNAHLDPVWLWQWQEGFQEVKATFRSALDRMKEYDDFVFTSSSAAMYEWVEINAPDMFEEIRRRVAEGRWNIVGGWWIQPDCNIPSGESFVRQGLYGQRYFMEKFGVTAKVGYNVDSFGHNAMLPQILKKSGMDYYVMMRPMPNEKGLPSRLFWWQADDGSKVLTFRIMFEYLSWGKELGGHVRRALGEFKDPLNDLLFFYGVGNHGGGPTKENIESIRALNDDPELPKLVFATPDQYFADMEASGMSFPVVHDDLQHHASGCYSAHSGIKQWNRQAENRLAAAEKYSALASWITGQPYPLEAFGRAWKNVLFNQFHDILAGTSLESAYEDARYLFGEAMAIADRALNDAVQSISWRVGIRQDEGMKPIVVFNPHAWASKVNVELEVGGIGPKTVLTDENDTPVPFQTVQSQATSGGRYRLSFMAELPPLGYRTYKLVAESESLKGLGTPIAASDLVLENGRFRLEFDRDSGAIKSLRDKKAEHDVFAGPAARAVVIDDKSDTWSHDVLHFNKAAGEFKAVKVSRIEHGPVKSVIRVVSRYGDSKLVQDFAMYPDRELIDVSVTVDWREKFKMLKLVFPINVIFSKHTYETPYGTIQREHNGEEEPGQSWVDYTGLTRQTNKIYGVSLLNDAKYSYSISGKELALTVLRSPIYAHHDPLVPEPDGEYSFIDQGIQRFNYSLLPHEGGWEQAGTAHRAAELNCRPTAVIETYHEGDLPLADSYVASSADNVVVSAVKIAEGGGDDLIVRAYETEGRRTQAEIALPRFGRIIRAEFGPSEIKTYRVPRDAARPVVETDLLERDV; encoded by the coding sequence ATGAAGCATAGAAAGCTCTACATGATCGGCAACGCGCACCTCGACCCGGTATGGCTGTGGCAATGGCAGGAGGGCTTCCAGGAAGTCAAGGCGACGTTCCGCTCGGCGCTCGATCGCATGAAGGAGTACGACGACTTCGTGTTCACGTCCAGCTCGGCAGCGATGTACGAATGGGTGGAGATCAACGCGCCGGATATGTTCGAGGAGATCCGCCGGCGGGTGGCCGAAGGCCGTTGGAATATCGTCGGCGGCTGGTGGATCCAGCCGGACTGCAACATTCCAAGCGGCGAGTCGTTCGTGCGGCAGGGGCTGTACGGGCAGCGTTACTTTATGGAAAAGTTCGGGGTGACGGCGAAGGTCGGCTACAACGTCGATAGCTTCGGCCACAATGCCATGCTTCCGCAGATTCTGAAGAAGAGCGGCATGGACTACTATGTCATGATGCGGCCGATGCCGAACGAGAAAGGCTTGCCGAGCCGGCTGTTCTGGTGGCAGGCGGACGACGGCTCGAAGGTGCTGACGTTCCGCATCATGTTCGAGTACCTGTCCTGGGGCAAGGAGCTCGGCGGCCATGTGCGCCGCGCGCTGGGCGAGTTCAAGGATCCGCTGAACGACCTGCTGTTCTTCTACGGCGTCGGCAACCACGGCGGCGGCCCGACCAAGGAAAACATCGAGAGCATCCGCGCGCTGAACGACGATCCGGAGCTGCCGAAGCTCGTATTTGCGACGCCCGACCAATACTTTGCGGACATGGAGGCATCCGGAATGTCGTTTCCGGTCGTCCACGACGATCTTCAGCACCACGCGAGCGGCTGCTACAGCGCGCACTCGGGCATCAAGCAGTGGAACCGTCAGGCGGAGAACCGTCTTGCCGCTGCAGAGAAGTACTCGGCGCTCGCTTCCTGGATTACGGGGCAGCCGTATCCGCTCGAGGCGTTCGGACGGGCTTGGAAAAACGTGCTGTTCAACCAATTCCACGACATTCTGGCGGGTACGAGCCTGGAGTCGGCCTACGAGGACGCGCGTTACCTGTTCGGCGAAGCGATGGCGATTGCGGACCGCGCGCTCAACGATGCGGTGCAGTCGATCTCGTGGCGCGTCGGCATCCGGCAGGACGAGGGCATGAAGCCGATCGTCGTGTTCAATCCGCATGCGTGGGCAAGCAAGGTTAACGTGGAGCTCGAAGTCGGGGGCATCGGACCGAAGACTGTGCTGACGGACGAAAACGATACGCCGGTGCCGTTTCAGACGGTGCAGTCGCAGGCGACCTCGGGGGGGCGCTATCGCCTGAGCTTCATGGCGGAGCTGCCGCCGCTCGGCTACCGGACTTACAAGCTGGTCGCGGAGTCGGAGTCGCTTAAAGGCTTGGGCACGCCGATCGCCGCCAGCGATCTGGTGCTGGAAAACGGACGCTTCCGTCTGGAATTCGACCGGGATTCGGGCGCGATCAAGAGCCTGCGCGACAAGAAGGCGGAGCACGACGTGTTTGCCGGTCCTGCGGCCCGTGCGGTCGTCATCGACGACAAATCGGATACCTGGAGCCACGACGTGCTTCATTTTAATAAGGCAGCAGGCGAATTTAAGGCGGTTAAAGTGTCGCGTATCGAGCACGGACCGGTCAAGTCGGTCATTCGCGTAGTAAGCCGGTACGGCGATTCGAAGCTCGTGCAGGACTTCGCCATGTATCCGGACCGCGAGCTGATCGATGTCAGCGTGACGGTGGACTGGCGCGAGAAGTTTAAGATGCTTAAGCTCGTTTTTCCGATCAACGTCATCTTCAGCAAGCATACGTACGAAACGCCTTACGGCACGATCCAGCGCGAGCACAACGGCGAAGAGGAGCCGGGCCAGAGCTGGGTCGACTATACGGGCTTGACGCGCCAGACGAACAAAATCTACGGCGTCAGCCTGCTGAACGACGCCAAGTACAGCTACAGCATCTCGGGCAAGGAACTGGCGCTGACTGTTTTGCGCAGCCCGATCTATGCGCATCACGATCCGCTCGTACCGGAGCCGGACGGGGAGTATTCGTTTATCGATCAGGGCATCCAGCGGTTCAATTATTCGCTGCTGCCGCACGAAGGCGGCTGGGAGCAGGCCGGCACCGCGCATCGCGCGGCGGAGCTGAACTGCAGGCCGACGGCAGTCATCGAAACGTACCATGAAGGCGACCTGCCGCTGGCGGATTCGTATGTGGCATCTTCCGCGGACAATGTCGTCGTGAGTGCGGTGAAGATCGCGGAAGGCGGCGGCGACGACCTGATCGTCCGCGCTTATGAGACGGAGGGACGCCGCACGCAGGCGGAGATCGCGCTGCCGCGGTTCGGACGCATCATCCGCGCAGAGTTCGGGCCGAGCGAGATCAAGACGTACCGCGTGCCGCGGGACGCGGCGCGGCCGGTCGTGGAGACGGATCTGCTGGAGCGGGACGTTTAG
- a CDS encoding amidohydrolase family protein gives MQTIHDHIRQLRIIDAHEHLATPEIRRRENHDLFSLLHYLESDLITAGMKRGALDRDLGLSDEERASIFLKYWRRTSNTTYARMFKQAMEELHGLREWNAEGILQANASVLAASANPGWYDDVLGERSGIDLAFTLIQTTDLGYDRFRPIMFLDFTFRLNTTEDLLAVWRMTDKDAIVRSFRAYLDATDGLLQRYKQEGMVATKLGHAYWRTLACGNPTLGDAERLYDRLLGGTEMTENELRPLQDYIIRHIIERSTAIGLPVQIHTGHHETSVSGDGNIIGRSNAEHLVPLLLDYPEARFVLLHVGFPYHQVYLSMVKNFPNAYMDFTWVYIITPTAAKQTLHQAIEMVPANKIQGFGGDYNHIEGTYAHLKLARRIVAETLSEKVEAGALDEAEAIDFANRIFRDNVIELYGLEGLD, from the coding sequence ATGCAAACCATACACGATCACATCCGGCAGCTCCGCATTATCGACGCGCACGAGCATCTGGCGACGCCCGAGATTCGCCGCAGAGAGAATCACGATCTGTTTTCGCTGCTTCACTATCTGGAATCAGACCTCATCACGGCCGGCATGAAGCGCGGCGCGCTTGACCGGGACCTCGGCTTGTCCGACGAAGAACGAGCATCTATTTTTCTGAAATATTGGCGGCGGACGTCCAACACGACCTATGCCCGCATGTTCAAGCAGGCGATGGAAGAGCTGCACGGCCTTCGCGAATGGAACGCGGAAGGCATCCTGCAAGCCAATGCGAGCGTGCTCGCGGCCAGCGCAAATCCGGGCTGGTACGACGACGTGCTCGGCGAGCGGTCGGGTATCGATCTGGCTTTTACGCTTATCCAGACGACGGACCTCGGCTACGATCGGTTCCGGCCGATCATGTTCCTCGATTTTACCTTCCGATTGAATACGACGGAGGACCTCCTCGCGGTCTGGCGGATGACGGACAAAGACGCCATCGTGCGTTCGTTCCGCGCCTATCTCGACGCGACGGACGGCCTGCTGCAACGATACAAGCAAGAGGGCATGGTCGCCACCAAGCTGGGCCACGCCTACTGGAGAACATTGGCCTGCGGCAATCCGACGCTTGGCGACGCGGAACGGCTGTACGACCGGCTGCTCGGCGGGACCGAGATGACGGAGAACGAGCTGAGACCGCTCCAGGATTATATCATCCGGCATATTATCGAACGGTCGACCGCGATCGGCCTGCCCGTGCAGATCCATACCGGACATCACGAGACAAGCGTCTCGGGCGACGGCAACATCATCGGACGCTCCAACGCCGAGCACCTCGTGCCGCTGCTGCTGGATTACCCGGAGGCGCGCTTCGTGCTGCTGCACGTCGGCTTTCCTTATCATCAGGTGTACCTCAGCATGGTCAAAAATTTCCCGAACGCCTACATGGACTTCACCTGGGTCTACATCATCACGCCGACCGCCGCCAAGCAGACGCTGCATCAGGCGATCGAGATGGTGCCGGCCAACAAGATCCAGGGCTTCGGCGGGGACTACAATCATATCGAAGGCACTTATGCGCATTTGAAACTGGCCAGACGGATCGTTGCCGAGACGCTGAGCGAGAAGGTGGAAGCCGGGGCGTTGGATGAGGCCGAAGCGATCGATTTTGCGAACCGCATCTTCCGCGACAACGTCATCGAGCTGTATGGGCTTGAAGGACTGGATTGA
- a CDS encoding ABC transporter substrate-binding protein — translation MKRKSWLPVSLALILILTLLSACGGNNNGNNASPSSSASASPSASEPSASPSASASSSESAAPSALSGKLVIWTFFDQVKDMAAKFMEKNPGVQVEVKMFPGDQYQTKLLTALQSGKDLPDIFDLERGYIGKFIDSKFLTDLSAMGGEDLVKDYVPYVQGLGRSADGKLKAISDHSSPGGFWYLKETAKKYLGTDDATEIGAMVSDWDKLVETGKKVYDQSGGKVHLIENAGDLFDIMAYNTEPWVKDGALNIDPKWKDTYAVQQKIRENNVDAKLEFMSAGWGTALNSGTVVLTSMPAWAGFMIDNKDDKAVGKFGVASTPLGFYTGGTYRGIYDKSPNKELAYEFIKYIASSEWQTYNLGKTGNMPGLATVYQDNMDSFKSSFFGDQNILKPYYDTVTKLPALSADKYGEEILSLWRKSAGQGITNKTDYDKVVASFKKEVKNAFPELKVD, via the coding sequence TTGAAAAGAAAATCGTGGCTTCCCGTATCGCTGGCGCTTATCCTCATCCTCACGCTGCTGTCCGCATGCGGCGGCAACAACAACGGCAATAACGCATCCCCGTCGTCTTCCGCTTCGGCTTCGCCATCGGCCTCCGAGCCGTCAGCATCCCCGTCCGCCTCGGCCTCGTCTTCCGAATCGGCTGCGCCGAGCGCGTTGTCGGGCAAGCTCGTCATCTGGACGTTCTTCGACCAGGTGAAAGACATGGCGGCGAAGTTCATGGAAAAGAACCCGGGCGTCCAGGTTGAAGTCAAGATGTTCCCGGGCGACCAGTATCAGACGAAGCTGCTGACGGCGCTGCAAAGCGGCAAGGACCTGCCTGACATCTTCGATCTGGAGCGCGGCTACATCGGCAAATTCATCGACTCCAAGTTCCTGACCGACCTGTCCGCGATGGGCGGCGAAGACCTCGTCAAAGACTACGTGCCTTACGTGCAAGGTCTCGGACGTTCCGCCGACGGCAAGCTGAAGGCTATCTCCGACCACTCCTCGCCGGGCGGCTTCTGGTACTTGAAGGAAACGGCGAAAAAATATCTCGGCACGGACGACGCGACGGAAATCGGCGCCATGGTAAGCGACTGGGATAAGCTCGTCGAGACCGGCAAAAAAGTCTATGACCAAAGCGGCGGCAAGGTTCACCTGATCGAGAATGCCGGCGACTTGTTCGACATCATGGCGTACAATACGGAGCCATGGGTGAAGGACGGCGCGCTGAACATCGATCCGAAGTGGAAGGACACGTATGCGGTCCAACAAAAGATCCGCGAGAACAACGTGGACGCCAAGCTTGAATTCATGTCCGCAGGCTGGGGCACGGCGCTGAACAGCGGCACGGTCGTTCTCACTTCCATGCCGGCATGGGCAGGCTTCATGATCGACAACAAGGACGACAAGGCCGTGGGTAAATTCGGCGTCGCTTCCACGCCGCTCGGCTTCTACACCGGCGGTACGTACCGCGGCATCTATGACAAGTCGCCGAACAAGGAACTGGCTTACGAATTCATCAAGTATATCGCAAGCTCCGAATGGCAGACGTACAACCTCGGCAAGACGGGCAACATGCCGGGCCTCGCTACGGTATATCAAGACAACATGGATTCGTTCAAGTCGAGCTTCTTCGGCGACCAGAACATCTTGAAGCCTTATTACGACACCGTCACGAAGCTGCCGGCGCTGTCCGCCGACAAGTACGGCGAAGAGATCCTCAGCCTGTGGCGCAAGTCGGCGGGCCAAGGCATTACGAACAAGACGGATTACGACAAAGTGGTCGCAAGCTTCAAAAAAGAAGTCAAGAACGCCTTCCCGGAGCTGAAGGTCGACTAA
- a CDS encoding carbohydrate ABC transporter permease: MNTKINKSYYGYIFIAPFFIGFLLIGLAPILYTFYLSLTKWDGFSDPVYVGAANYTRLIHDSFFFQTIGSTLIIWVMAIIPQILLALGLALILNERFIRGKHFFRAVFYFPHIVTPVTLGVLFSLMFDWQTGSINKVLMNIGLVDDPVNWFNNPWWSRIIVAGVICWQYFGFNLIIFIAGLQGISKEVYEAAEVDGATKPVIIRHIILPLLRPVMLFTFITSVIGGLQLFDAPLMLGDGPGNSTRTMIMYLYETAFKNFDYSYGSAIAYGIFIVVMFFTAITTLATRTKKE; the protein is encoded by the coding sequence ATGAACACGAAAATCAACAAGTCCTACTACGGTTACATTTTCATTGCGCCGTTTTTTATCGGGTTTCTGCTGATCGGTCTGGCGCCGATCCTGTACACCTTTTACCTCAGCCTGACCAAATGGGACGGCTTCAGCGATCCTGTGTACGTCGGCGCCGCCAACTATACCCGGCTCATTCACGACAGCTTCTTCTTCCAGACGATCGGCAGCACGCTGATCATCTGGGTGATGGCGATCATACCGCAGATCCTCCTGGCGCTCGGGCTCGCGCTCATCCTGAACGAGCGCTTCATCCGGGGCAAGCATTTCTTTCGGGCCGTGTTCTATTTCCCCCACATCGTCACGCCCGTTACGCTCGGCGTCCTGTTCAGCCTTATGTTCGACTGGCAGACGGGCAGCATCAACAAAGTGCTCATGAACATCGGTCTTGTCGACGATCCGGTCAATTGGTTCAACAATCCATGGTGGTCGCGGATCATCGTCGCGGGCGTCATCTGCTGGCAATACTTCGGGTTTAATCTCATTATTTTTATCGCCGGCCTTCAAGGGATCTCCAAAGAAGTGTACGAAGCCGCCGAAGTGGACGGGGCGACGAAGCCCGTCATCATTCGCCATATCATTTTGCCGCTGCTCCGTCCGGTCATGCTGTTCACCTTCATTACGTCCGTCATCGGCGGGCTCCAGCTGTTCGACGCGCCGCTCATGCTGGGAGACGGTCCCGGCAACTCCACGCGAACGATGATTATGTACTTGTATGAGACCGCATTTAAAAACTTCGATTACAGCTACGGTTCGGCTATCGCCTACGGCATCTTTATCGTCGTCATGTTCTTCACCGCGATCACGACGCTGGCTACGAGAACAAAGAAGGAATAG
- a CDS encoding carbohydrate ABC transporter permease produces MRSGYTHTKALLYLLLAAVAFVCLVPFYSMMITSTHANSDIASRLLLWPGTELANNYERLVGSVHIWRGFFNTVFLAVTGTALSVYFAAAAGFGFSKYRFRYRGFLFLFVLGTMMIPGQLGIIGFFKVMSMLHLTDTYWPMLLQTLYDAFGIFLMRQFADASIPDEIVESARIDGCGEFRIFHRIVLPLMGPAIATLAIFTFIGKWNDFLTPMIILFDNDKQTLPVMIASVKSAFSSDFGAQYVGIAISVIPLLVFFAVMSKQIISGVAAGAVKG; encoded by the coding sequence ATGAGATCCGGATATACCCACACCAAAGCCCTGCTGTATCTCTTGCTGGCTGCCGTCGCTTTCGTTTGTCTCGTTCCTTTTTACAGCATGATGATTACGTCGACCCACGCCAACTCCGATATCGCGAGCAGGCTGCTGCTCTGGCCCGGCACCGAGCTGGCCAACAACTACGAGCGGCTCGTCGGCTCCGTTCATATCTGGCGCGGCTTCTTCAATACCGTATTTCTCGCGGTCACGGGAACGGCCCTCAGCGTCTACTTCGCGGCGGCGGCGGGCTTCGGGTTCTCCAAATACCGTTTTCGCTATCGCGGTTTCCTGTTTCTGTTCGTGCTCGGCACGATGATGATTCCCGGCCAGCTCGGCATCATCGGCTTCTTCAAGGTTATGAGCATGCTGCATCTCACCGACACGTATTGGCCGATGCTGCTTCAGACACTGTACGACGCGTTCGGCATCTTCCTGATGCGTCAGTTCGCGGACGCCTCGATTCCCGACGAGATCGTCGAGTCGGCGCGGATCGACGGCTGCGGAGAATTCCGCATCTTCCACCGCATCGTGCTCCCGCTCATGGGGCCGGCCATCGCGACGCTCGCCATCTTCACCTTCATCGGCAAGTGGAACGACTTCCTGACCCCGATGATCATCCTGTTCGACAACGACAAGCAGACGCTTCCCGTCATGATCGCCAGCGTCAAGTCGGCATTCTCCTCGGATTTCGGCGCCCAGTACGTCGGCATCGCGATCTCCGTCATACCGCTGCTCGTATTTTTCGCCGTCATGTCCAAACAAATTATTAGCGGCGTAGCGGCAGGCGCGGTCAAGGGCTGA